In Fimbriimonadales bacterium, a genomic segment contains:
- the carA gene encoding glutamine-hydrolyzing carbamoyl-phosphate synthase small subunit, with translation MERRLVLLDGSVFEGNPLGAEGEAFGEVVFNTGMTGYQEILTDPSYAGQIVLFTYPLIGNYGINDDDFESERIQPAGIIVHEASDAPSNWRSKSTLDAFLKLKQTVGLRGIDTRALTKKLRSGGVTMGVITSDPYEEALEKLRKHPDYGEQNFVAQVSTRAPYAWGYEGKEEIDHPTADYKHRIVVLDCGLKYNILRRFAALGCRSIVLPQHSNAEEILGWNPDGVVLSPGPGDPRLLDSISATVRELLGRVPVFGICLGNQIIAHALGGTTFKLKFGHRGGNHPVKDLRTGRVVITAQNHGYAVDPNSLSGTGLEVTQINLNDNTVEGLQHEKLGAFSIQYHPEAAPGPWDSRVYFEEFIHRIERAGA, from the coding sequence TTGGAACGACGCTTGGTGCTTCTCGACGGGTCGGTGTTCGAAGGCAACCCCTTAGGCGCCGAGGGAGAGGCTTTTGGCGAAGTAGTTTTCAATACAGGGATGACGGGGTATCAGGAGATACTCACCGACCCGAGTTACGCAGGGCAAATTGTTCTCTTTACATATCCTCTTATCGGCAACTATGGAATCAACGATGACGATTTCGAATCCGAGCGCATACAACCTGCCGGAATCATCGTACATGAAGCAAGCGACGCTCCGAGCAATTGGCGGAGCAAAAGCACACTCGACGCGTTTCTCAAACTAAAGCAGACAGTAGGACTTCGGGGGATAGACACTCGCGCGCTGACAAAAAAATTGCGCTCGGGAGGAGTTACCATGGGCGTCATCACATCAGACCCCTACGAGGAAGCCCTCGAGAAACTGCGAAAGCATCCGGATTACGGAGAACAAAATTTCGTTGCGCAAGTGAGCACTCGCGCTCCTTATGCATGGGGTTACGAAGGAAAAGAAGAAATAGACCATCCCACTGCGGACTATAAACATCGCATCGTGGTTTTGGATTGCGGACTGAAATACAACATCCTGCGTCGTTTTGCGGCTTTGGGATGTCGTTCCATAGTTCTTCCGCAACATTCTAATGCTGAGGAGATTCTCGGATGGAATCCGGACGGGGTCGTGCTTTCTCCAGGACCGGGCGACCCGCGTTTGCTCGATTCCATCAGCGCGACGGTGAGAGAACTTTTAGGGCGCGTTCCAGTTTTCGGCATTTGCCTCGGAAATCAAATTATCGCGCACGCCTTGGGGGGGACTACGTTCAAATTGAAATTCGGACACAGGGGGGGGAATCATCCGGTGAAAGACTTGCGAACAGGGCGTGTGGTGATTACTGCGCAAAATCATGGATATGCGGTTGACCCGAATTCTTTGAGCGGAACGGGATTGGAAGTAACACAAATCAATTTGAACGACAACACGGTCGAAGGGCTTCAGCATGAAAAATTAGGAGCGTTCAGTATTCAATATCATCCAGAAGCGGCACCAGGACCATGGGATTCTCGAGTGTATTTCGAGGAGTTCATTCACAGAATAGAGAGGGCAGGCGCGTGA
- a CDS encoding SDR family oxidoreductase, which produces MKGNVLVTGGSRGIGRAIAIRLARDGWTPLIHYRKEKSAAEEVALQTGGKAVPFGADLSRKEECKRLWDWVKEQGEIAALVNNAGIYVPQPFDIKEEAEFDRVWESSFATNFWSAVYLSRWFISQAARGAKILNVCSRVGFRGEAGAAAYAATKGALINLTRSLAVEFAPKGIYVFGIAPGWVETAMTREGMEKRRKEIEAGIPFGRVATPEECATVASFLLSEEAEYLTGVVIDINGASYFH; this is translated from the coding sequence ATGAAAGGAAATGTTCTCGTTACCGGAGGTTCTCGTGGAATCGGAAGGGCTATTGCGATTCGACTCGCTCGAGATGGATGGACTCCTTTAATTCATTATCGAAAAGAAAAGTCAGCAGCTGAAGAAGTCGCTTTGCAAACCGGTGGAAAAGCGGTTCCTTTCGGAGCAGACCTTTCGCGAAAAGAGGAATGCAAAAGACTTTGGGATTGGGTTAAGGAGCAAGGAGAGATAGCCGCGTTGGTGAACAACGCCGGCATTTATGTCCCTCAGCCATTCGATATAAAAGAAGAAGCAGAATTCGACCGAGTCTGGGAATCGAGTTTCGCTACGAACTTTTGGTCAGCCGTTTATCTTTCGCGTTGGTTTATTTCCCAAGCGGCGAGAGGGGCGAAGATACTTAATGTTTGCTCTCGAGTAGGTTTTCGAGGCGAAGCGGGTGCCGCCGCTTATGCTGCAACCAAAGGTGCATTGATTAACTTGACTCGTTCTTTAGCGGTCGAATTCGCACCGAAAGGGATTTATGTTTTCGGAATCGCGCCGGGCTGGGTGGAAACTGCGATGACCAGAGAAGGAATGGAAAAAAGAAGGAAAGAAATCGAAGCAGGAATTCCGTTCGGACGTGTCGCGACTCCAGAGGAGTGTGCCACCGTTGCTTCTTTCCTATTGAGCGAAGAGGCTGAGTATTTGACGGGCGTCGTCATAGATATAAACGGTGCGAGTTATTTTCATTGA
- a CDS encoding carbon-nitrogen hydrolase family protein, which translates to MIVSVVQFFPKFSRVQDNTERVIDGIRYAKKEGAKLVVYPECALTGYCFSSEEEAKEAAISLSSEPIRSIEEICKELGVVAVVGFAEKRDANLHNSAAVFTPEGLKGVYRKTHLPFLGLDRFVKAGDELKAFETSVVKIGVLICYDIRIPEAVRVLSLQGAEIVVLPTNWPEGASAASDIICPARAIENGIFVATSNRVGEEKGFRFIGKSKIIAPNGDVLASAEHANEETIFAEVDVAKARNKHVVRIPGEYEYDLFASRLPDLYGDLVKKSE; encoded by the coding sequence ATGATAGTCTCAGTCGTTCAATTTTTCCCGAAATTTTCACGAGTGCAAGATAATACCGAGCGTGTCATCGATGGCATTCGGTACGCAAAAAAGGAAGGAGCGAAGTTAGTTGTTTATCCCGAATGTGCTCTAACAGGATATTGTTTTTCATCCGAAGAAGAAGCAAAAGAAGCCGCCATATCGTTATCCTCCGAACCTATTCGCTCTATTGAAGAAATTTGTAAAGAACTGGGAGTAGTTGCAGTGGTCGGATTCGCAGAGAAACGAGATGCGAATCTTCATAATTCTGCAGCAGTTTTTACGCCGGAAGGATTAAAAGGTGTTTATCGTAAAACGCATTTGCCATTTTTAGGTCTCGACCGGTTCGTGAAAGCAGGCGATGAATTGAAAGCATTCGAGACCTCCGTCGTAAAAATCGGTGTTCTTATTTGTTACGATATACGGATTCCAGAAGCAGTTCGCGTTCTTTCGCTGCAAGGCGCAGAAATCGTCGTTTTGCCGACGAATTGGCCCGAAGGTGCATCTGCCGCAAGCGACATTATTTGCCCAGCGCGCGCTATCGAGAACGGAATTTTCGTTGCTACTTCCAATCGTGTGGGGGAAGAAAAGGGTTTTCGATTTATCGGTAAGAGCAAAATCATCGCACCGAATGGAGATGTTTTAGCATCGGCAGAACACGCAAACGAAGAAACAATATTTGCAGAGGTTGACGTTGCAAAGGCTCGAAACAAACACGTCGTTCGAATTCCCGGAGAATACGAATACGACCTTTTCGCTTCTCGTCTTCCGGATTTGTATGGTGATTTGGTAAAGAAATCGGAATAG
- a CDS encoding acetyl-CoA carboxylase has product MTNPKEKLEELASLLSELGLESLAWQEEGLFIEVKRASRSNNPIANVAEGTSPTLKEEGTIVPSPMTGIFYRRPSPSEPPFVEEGERIAVGQVVGIIEAMKVFNEVESPVSGILKKFLVEDGGLIQEGSGLYVVIS; this is encoded by the coding sequence GTGACTAACCCGAAAGAAAAGTTGGAAGAACTTGCGTCCTTACTTTCCGAGTTGGGATTAGAAAGCCTCGCTTGGCAGGAGGAGGGGCTGTTTATCGAGGTTAAGCGTGCATCGCGAAGTAATAATCCAATTGCGAACGTTGCGGAAGGTACTTCTCCTACATTGAAAGAAGAGGGGACGATTGTTCCGTCTCCGATGACAGGAATTTTTTATCGTCGTCCTTCGCCATCTGAGCCACCTTTCGTGGAGGAAGGGGAACGTATAGCAGTTGGGCAAGTAGTGGGAATTATCGAGGCGATGAAGGTTTTCAACGAAGTCGAATCGCCAGTCAGCGGAATTCTGAAAAAGTTTTTAGTCGAGGATGGGGGCTTGATTCAAGAGGGTTCGGGGTTGTATGTTGTAATTTCATAA
- a CDS encoding agmatine deiminase family protein, with translation MMKHSKLAAIFLCFGLVAPLAAQESAENRYPEGKNIPRNLTEAEKAYLARHPLKVNRATDPPTGPIYCPPEYAPTDGILISWEGDASFTTTLSNLAKYITGPNGDADLYVAVDSTTEKNSAASKLASFGVDMNRVTFIVATTDTIWIRDYGPRYIYQGGCRAIIDHVYNRPRPNDDVYPFVFADYKNHAIYGIPLIHGGGNFQHSSAGDAYVTELIVNENPGLTEQDIITYWNLYQNVNVMITDALSQTIDSTQHIDMWLFIPGDNKVVISDWPLNPGSSQDIVCDNMATLMASIGYTVYRVPAVKMGGVHYTYTNILICNNLVVVPTYTSGTGVSERNQQAFDTWKQAMPGYDVVQINGQSLVIYAGVFHCVIMHMPKSLTGELPNTYVISPNGGQTYTPGEQVEIKWISDDNKGVQNVDILLSIDGGNSYPLTIASATEDDGSYIWTIPDINTSQGKIKVLARDGDGNTNGDSSDENFSINGSATGAITDFTVVKGKKVSGGIAEMLISDEDPLICNSLPAFGRPTPGPIELVVGMDSPVQNPSSLTWKIESKINVNNGTGEIALKNWNTGQFDVIGTYALSTSDVLQSGTIGSGASNYIRNDGRIEVRLVYTVPFQNARFGFDALFDLVRIELSP, from the coding sequence ATGATGAAGCATTCTAAACTCGCAGCAATTTTCTTGTGTTTTGGCTTGGTCGCTCCATTGGCGGCACAGGAATCTGCGGAAAACCGCTATCCTGAAGGAAAAAATATCCCAAGAAACCTTACGGAGGCTGAAAAGGCATATTTAGCCCGCCATCCTCTAAAGGTCAACCGAGCTACAGACCCACCCACAGGACCTATCTATTGCCCACCGGAATACGCCCCGACGGATGGCATTTTGATTTCTTGGGAGGGGGACGCATCCTTCACCACCACGCTTTCTAACCTGGCGAAATACATTACGGGACCTAATGGAGATGCCGACTTATACGTAGCCGTGGATTCGACCACCGAAAAAAATAGTGCAGCGAGCAAGTTGGCTTCTTTCGGTGTTGATATGAACCGAGTCACCTTTATCGTTGCAACTACGGATACGATTTGGATACGAGACTACGGTCCTCGTTACATTTATCAGGGTGGTTGCCGAGCGATTATTGACCACGTTTACAATCGCCCACGGCCGAATGACGATGTATATCCTTTCGTATTCGCAGACTACAAAAATCATGCGATTTACGGAATCCCGCTAATTCATGGTGGGGGTAACTTTCAACATTCTTCAGCAGGGGATGCTTACGTTACGGAACTCATCGTGAACGAAAATCCTGGATTAACTGAGCAAGATATCATCACGTACTGGAATTTGTATCAGAACGTGAATGTGATGATTACCGACGCCTTATCCCAGACGATTGATTCGACACAGCACATCGACATGTGGCTTTTCATTCCTGGTGATAATAAAGTCGTAATTAGCGATTGGCCTTTGAATCCCGGTTCGAGTCAAGACATCGTTTGCGACAATATGGCGACTTTGATGGCTTCCATCGGATATACGGTCTATCGAGTCCCCGCTGTTAAAATGGGGGGGGTGCATTATACGTACACGAATATCCTCATTTGCAATAACTTAGTGGTCGTTCCTACATACACATCGGGAACAGGGGTAAGCGAACGAAATCAACAGGCTTTCGACACCTGGAAGCAGGCTATGCCAGGTTATGATGTAGTTCAAATCAACGGCCAATCCCTCGTGATTTACGCCGGAGTTTTTCACTGCGTAATTATGCATATGCCGAAAAGTCTTACAGGAGAATTGCCGAACACCTATGTTATCAGCCCGAATGGCGGACAAACATATACTCCAGGTGAGCAAGTGGAAATCAAATGGATTTCCGATGACAACAAAGGCGTTCAAAACGTAGATATTCTTCTCTCGATTGACGGTGGAAACAGTTATCCATTGACAATCGCTTCGGCTACAGAAGACGATGGTTCTTACATCTGGACAATTCCGGACATCAACACATCGCAAGGGAAAATTAAAGTTCTCGCGCGAGATGGAGACGGAAATACGAACGGCGACAGTAGCGACGAAAACTTCAGCATCAATGGTTCTGCGACAGGAGCCATTACAGATTTCACCGTCGTAAAAGGAAAGAAGGTTTCTGGTGGAATCGCCGAAATGTTGATTTCTGACGAAGATCCGCTGATTTGCAACTCTCTTCCCGCGTTCGGAAGACCGACACCCGGACCTATTGAACTCGTTGTAGGAATGGATTCACCCGTTCAAAATCCATCCTCCTTGACGTGGAAAATCGAATCGAAAATCAATGTCAACAATGGCACTGGTGAAATCGCACTGAAGAATTGGAATACCGGTCAGTTCGATGTCATCGGAACGTATGCGTTGAGTACCTCCGATGTTCTTCAGAGCGGAACGATTGGCTCAGGAGCGTCGAATTACATTCGCAACGATGGTCGCATAGAAGTGCGGCTTGTATACACGGTTCCGTTCCAAAATGCACGATTCGGATTCGATGCTCTATTCGACCTTGTTCGAATCGAGTTATCTCCGTAG
- the nadA gene encoding quinolinate synthase NadA has protein sequence MFQAPLPKEYTELTSEETRERIRKAKQTLGKRLIILGHHYQRDEIIEHADYRGDSLKLAQDALKHPEAEFIVFCGVHFMAESADIVTPDHVKVILPNLAAGCSMADMANLFQVRSCWKQLEETLGDLSVKNEKWKILPVTYINSAANLKAFVGEREGVVCTSSNASKIVQWAFQNADKVLFFPDQHLGRNTGVKLGLHHEKDMCLWDPHQPMGGNSADKIKESKLILWKGHCSVHTRFTPEQVIEARKKYPDVKVIVHPECPMEVVQLADEVGSTSTIVRIVESSPDGTTWAIGTEINLVNRLAKENPGKKIFSLDPMICPCSTMYRIHPSFLCWALENIVKGTPVNVIEVPPKVKHFAKLALDRMLALS, from the coding sequence ATGTTTCAAGCACCGTTACCCAAAGAGTACACAGAACTTACAAGTGAGGAGACTCGTGAGCGCATTCGTAAGGCAAAGCAAACTTTGGGGAAGAGGCTCATCATTTTAGGTCATCACTATCAAAGAGACGAAATCATCGAACATGCGGATTATCGAGGAGACAGTTTAAAACTCGCTCAAGATGCCCTCAAGCATCCCGAGGCGGAATTTATCGTTTTCTGCGGCGTTCATTTCATGGCTGAGAGCGCGGACATTGTAACACCCGACCACGTAAAGGTCATCCTCCCGAATTTGGCCGCAGGGTGCAGCATGGCGGATATGGCGAATCTGTTCCAAGTGCGTTCCTGCTGGAAACAACTCGAAGAAACGCTGGGAGATCTAAGTGTTAAAAACGAGAAATGGAAAATTCTGCCTGTAACCTATATTAACTCCGCAGCGAATCTCAAAGCCTTCGTGGGTGAACGTGAAGGTGTTGTTTGCACGAGTTCGAATGCATCGAAAATCGTGCAGTGGGCTTTCCAAAATGCCGATAAGGTTCTCTTCTTCCCTGACCAGCATCTCGGACGAAACACAGGCGTCAAACTCGGTCTCCATCATGAGAAAGATATGTGCCTTTGGGATCCCCACCAGCCAATGGGGGGGAACAGCGCCGATAAAATTAAAGAATCGAAACTCATTTTATGGAAAGGGCATTGCTCCGTCCACACACGCTTTACTCCTGAACAAGTAATAGAGGCTCGTAAAAAATATCCCGATGTCAAAGTCATCGTTCATCCCGAATGTCCTATGGAAGTGGTTCAACTCGCAGACGAAGTCGGCTCGACGAGCACTATCGTCAGAATCGTGGAGTCTTCGCCTGATGGCACTACATGGGCTATCGGCACTGAAATCAACTTGGTAAATCGTTTAGCGAAAGAAAATCCCGGAAAGAAAATCTTTTCTTTAGACCCGATGATATGTCCATGCTCCACGATGTATCGCATTCATCCGAGTTTTTTATGCTGGGCATTGGAAAACATCGTAAAAGGCACCCCCGTAAATGTCATCGAAGTTCCACCGAAGGTAAAACATTTCGCGAAACTCGCACTCGATAGAATGCTCGCTCTATCATAA